From the Devosia sp. FJ2-5-3 genome, the window GGTCTGCGGCGGCGTGCCGAAGTTGAAATCGAACGAGAAGCCGGGGCCGCTATTGTTGCCACCGGGACGCGGGGGCTGGGGCTGTGGGCCGGGACCGGGCTGCGGGCCGGGACGAGGCGGCTGCGGCATGGCAGAGCCATCGGTGAAGGCCACGAGCGAAGCGGAAATCCAGCCGCTGACGCCATTGAAATTGCCGGTGCCGTTTACCTGGCACCATCCCTGATCATAGCAATTGGCATCGAGCGTGGCGCCGGCCGGCAGCGAGGTCAGCACCGGGGCGGTGGCCGAAGCGCCCTGGCGCACATTGGCGTTGCCGGTCGTTATCGCCGGGGCGGCGAGGGCCGTGGCAATGCCGCCGAGCAAAGTCATGGCGAGGGCAGCGGCGAATTTTGCGG encodes:
- a CDS encoding SH3 domain-containing protein, whose protein sequence is MKSAKFAAALAMTLLGGIATALAAPAITTGNANVRQGASATAPVLTSLPAGATLDANCYDQGWCQVNGTGNFNGVSGWISASLVAFTDGSAMPQPPRPGPQPGPGPQPQPPRPGGNNSGPGFSFDFNFGTPPQTRPQPSRQSGACFFTERNFRGSSFCVERGQEYTRMPRGWNDVIRSVQVFGRAQVDLCSDNGFYGNCVTVRSDQSRLPSGIDRRVSSIDVY